A region of Clostridium acetobutylicum ATCC 824 DNA encodes the following proteins:
- a CDS encoding bifunctional metallophosphatase/5'-nucleotidase, with product MGNELEHIVILETSDVHGNIFPVNYADNSEEQFGLVKLSTIVKNERKRNSKLILIDNGDTFQGTPITYYYAKIARGFSNPVIDILNYMKYDAAVIGNHEFNYGMEILNDSIKQSKFPWLSCNIIDTKTKETAFGVPYIIKEFRGDLRIAILGVTTKYIPNWENQDIIKDLKFLDVIEETKKWVRILKNDKKVDIVVVSYHGGFEKNIDTGEETESQTGENQAYELCNEVDGIDVLLTGHQHREIYGMKINGVTIIQPGSSAKNIGKVDIIAEKTLLGWRIVESKSSLISVSNISSDYKAGKIAEKYEIATQAWLDTPIGRIKGDMTIKNPIEARLKDNALIEFINKVQMINGGTDISATSLFSNSKGFPKKVTMRDIVSNYVYPNTLKVMKVKGKDIKDALELSAAYFDICNGRIKEASNVNSLKLRHYNYDMWEGIEYEINVSKKIGERVTKLNYKGMPVNMEQDYNIALNNYRAAGGGNYYMFKDKEIVRDIPIDISELIANYFLKNKEVVAEVNKNWKVIHD from the coding sequence ATGGGTAATGAGTTAGAACACATAGTAATACTTGAGACTAGTGATGTACACGGAAACATATTTCCTGTGAATTATGCTGATAACTCAGAAGAACAGTTTGGTTTAGTGAAGCTTTCTACTATAGTGAAAAATGAAAGAAAGAGAAACAGTAAATTGATTTTAATTGATAATGGTGATACCTTTCAGGGAACTCCAATTACATATTATTATGCTAAAATAGCTAGGGGATTTAGTAATCCTGTTATAGACATTTTAAACTACATGAAATATGATGCAGCTGTTATTGGAAATCATGAATTTAATTATGGAATGGAAATTTTAAATGATTCAATAAAACAGTCTAAATTTCCATGGCTTTCTTGCAATATTATAGATACAAAAACAAAAGAAACGGCATTTGGAGTGCCTTATATAATAAAAGAATTCAGAGGAGATCTAAGAATAGCTATTTTGGGAGTTACTACAAAGTACATTCCCAATTGGGAGAATCAAGATATAATTAAAGATTTAAAGTTTCTAGATGTAATAGAAGAAACTAAAAAATGGGTTAGAATTTTAAAGAATGACAAGAAAGTAGATATAGTTGTAGTATCTTATCATGGTGGTTTTGAGAAAAATATTGACACAGGAGAGGAAACGGAAAGTCAAACAGGAGAAAATCAAGCATATGAGCTTTGCAATGAGGTTGATGGTATAGATGTACTTTTGACAGGACATCAACATAGGGAGATTTATGGAATGAAAATTAATGGAGTTACTATAATTCAACCGGGCAGTTCTGCTAAAAATATAGGAAAAGTTGATATAATAGCAGAAAAAACTTTATTAGGGTGGAGGATAGTAGAAAGTAAATCATCTTTAATTTCTGTTTCAAATATATCAAGTGATTATAAAGCAGGCAAAATAGCAGAAAAATATGAAATTGCCACTCAGGCTTGGCTTGATACACCTATCGGAAGAATAAAAGGTGACATGACAATAAAAAACCCAATTGAAGCTAGACTTAAGGATAATGCTTTAATTGAATTTATAAATAAAGTTCAAATGATAAATGGTGGTACAGACATTTCTGCAACTTCATTGTTTAGTAATTCAAAAGGTTTTCCAAAGAAAGTAACTATGAGAGATATAGTTTCTAATTATGTTTATCCAAATACCTTAAAGGTTATGAAGGTTAAAGGAAAAGATATTAAGGATGCACTGGAGCTTTCAGCGGCTTATTTTGATATATGTAACGGGAGAATAAAAGAGGCTTCAAATGTTAATTCTTTAAAGCTTCGCCACTATAATTATGATATGTGGGAAGGAATTGAATATGAGATAAATGTATCTAAAAAGATAGGTGAAAGAGTTACTAAATTAAATTATAAAGGAATGCCAGTAAATATGGAGCAAGACTATAATATAGCATTAAACAATTATCGTGCAGCTGGAGGTGGAAACTATTATATGTTTAAAGATAAAGAAATAGTAAGGGATATACCTATTGATATTTCGGAGCTAATTGCAAATTATTTCTTGAAAAATAAAGAGGTGGTGGCTGAAGTGAATAAAAATTGGAAGGTTATTCATGACTAA
- a CDS encoding S1 RNA-binding domain-containing protein — protein MRNELNSNEYNLMASRQSRKILTGTLAAMENVKIGQDENVDCGVVFYDEFKILIPIREMNVSREDKRVIRSMIGAEIDFIVMEFDDENRTAIASRKEAMELRKNLELKKHKVGEKIFVRVTSVGRNNCRVDCYGIEYRVPINEIDYGYIDKVDKYVQVGDVVPAIIKELDIDNNIVVVSIKEAKEDPYLGIVKSLNKGGEYLGVVTGIKDYGIFLTIRKGVNCLCPFPNWANFSPAVGEKFVVRIKSINYDEKKINANLMRPINQRNKYNPTWGLG, from the coding sequence ATGAGAAATGAATTAAATAGCAATGAGTACAATTTAATGGCTTCACGCCAAAGTAGAAAAATACTTACAGGAACTTTAGCAGCAATGGAGAATGTTAAAATAGGACAAGATGAAAATGTAGATTGTGGCGTAGTGTTTTATGATGAATTCAAAATTCTAATACCTATAAGAGAAATGAATGTATCAAGAGAAGACAAAAGAGTTATAAGAAGTATGATAGGTGCTGAAATAGATTTTATTGTTATGGAATTTGATGATGAAAATAGAACAGCTATCGCTTCACGAAAAGAGGCAATGGAGCTTAGAAAAAACTTAGAACTAAAGAAACATAAAGTTGGAGAGAAAATTTTTGTACGAGTTACATCTGTAGGGAGAAATAACTGTAGAGTTGATTGTTATGGTATAGAGTACAGAGTCCCAATAAATGAAATAGATTATGGATATATTGATAAAGTGGACAAGTATGTACAAGTTGGAGATGTAGTGCCGGCTATAATAAAAGAACTTGATATAGATAATAATATAGTAGTAGTTTCAATAAAAGAAGCAAAAGAAGATCCATATCTAGGAATTGTAAAGTCTTTAAATAAGGGTGGAGAGTATTTAGGGGTAGTAACAGGTATTAAAGATTATGGCATATTTTTAACAATAAGAAAGGGAGTAAATTGTCTTTGTCCCTTCCCCAATTGGGCAAATTTCTCTCCAGCTGTAGGCGAGAAATTTGTTGTTAGAATTAAAAGTATTAATTATGATGAGAAAAAAATAAATGCCAACCTAATGAGACCCATAAACCAAAGAAATAAGTATAATCCAACCTGGGGTTTGGGCTAA